A single region of the Nocardioides aquaticus genome encodes:
- the yajC gene encoding preprotein translocase subunit YajC: MSQLVNLLPIVGLVLIFWLLILRPAQKRQKEMRALQASLTPGDEVLLGSGLIGTLRSLDDDRAQIEVAPGVHVTVVRGSIAARTTATLDGPADTARPEDV, encoded by the coding sequence GTGTCACAGCTCGTCAACCTGTTGCCGATCGTGGGGCTCGTCCTCATCTTCTGGCTGCTGATCCTGCGCCCCGCACAGAAGCGCCAGAAGGAGATGCGTGCCCTGCAGGCGTCGCTGACGCCCGGCGACGAGGTGCTGCTCGGCTCCGGCCTGATCGGCACCCTGCGCTCGCTCGACGACGACCGCGCGCAGATCGAGGTCGCCCCCGGCGTCCACGTCACCGTGGTCCGCGGCTCCATCGCGGCCCGCACCACCGCCACGCTCGACGGACCGGCGGACACCGCCCGTCCCGAGGACGTCTGA